ACATTATCCGGAACGGACAAAAAGGTAGTCACAATGCTGTTAACCTATCAGGTGCTAGatcatacataaaaatatttatctcataaatatcaataaataataatatatgtcacatcgataaatatgttactccatgtacttcactattcgcattatggttaacaatttcgctttactgtatgtttttaaattgacggcatttgtttattattaaagattttttaattctgttttttgcctTTTCTAGCCGAAAGTCCAAATTTAATTTtcgcattgatttcaatttatttactttttagacataatagctatttacgaccgcgcggtatgaaattttaccggtaattttactaaaaatcgaccgtttttatgtaatttttttaagtttaatgtttatattttaatgataatGCCCTGACAATCTAGCTGTATCTATCTTTTAACGATGtagaaagtttgaagcaaatctttTGGATAATAAAAGCTCTACACGCAtttcctgtgtacgggacacctCAATTTCTCGGTATAattcttaaagccctgctcccgttctaccttttaaccttgaattgtcactgaaaaagcatgaaaatcctgactatgaacagtggtgcctgtcaaaatagagtctattctatattaaattctatatgaaatacctgtggtaatgcgtgctaaagtgtggcacgtggccgttaactgtttcctattgtaatcatgggttgcatacacaaacaagagggccatgatggccctatatcgctcacctgttatcattgcacttaagtcttcaaggtcaaaagatcataatagaaatcaatcaaaagaattatgagaaaatatagttgaaattttctttaagtaactttagaaacaagatttgaaaacattttgtagaggtccactaggcaatgctacatgtcaaatatctaagctcttctggtttatttttagaaaattttgaagatttttctatgtacaatcaagtaaccccatggggcagggtcaatttgaccccaggggtcatgatttgaataaactttgtaaaagtctaataggcaatgctacaattcaaatatgtaagatctaggccttctgagttatttttagaatttttttttaagattttcctatgtaaaatcaagtgacccctaggggcggagtcaattttgaccccgggggacaaggtttgaacaatttttgtagaggtccactaggcaatgctacatgtcaaatatctagtctctaggccttctggtttatttttagaaaatgtttgaagattttcctatgtaaaatcaagtgacccctggggcggggtcaattttgacccagggggtcatgatatgaacaaattttgtagaggtccactaggtaatgctacatgtgaaatatccaagctctaggtcttctggattatttttagaaaacttttgaaaattttcctatgtaaagtcaagtgacccctagggcggggtcaattttgacccccgggtcataatttgaacaattttagtagagctccactaggcaatgctacatgtcaaatatctaagctctagggcttctggtttttgagaagaagattttttaaatattttcctatgtaaaatcaagtgacccctggggcggggtcaattctgaccccgggggacatgatttgaacaaattttgtagaggtccactaggcaatgctacatgtgaaatatctaagctctaggccttctggtttatttttaggaattttttgaagattttcctatgtaaaatcatgtgacccctggggcggggtcaattttgaccccggggtcatgatttgaataattttactagaggtccactaggcaatgctacatgtcaaatatctaagctctgaggcttctggtttttgagaagaagattttttaagattttcttatgtaaaatcaagtgacccctggggcggggtcaattttgaacccggggtcatgatttgaacaaatttggtagaggtccactaggcaatgcttcacaccaaatatctaagctctagggcttctggtttttgagaagaagatttttaaatttaaaattttgaaagggggccatccaaggaacatccctgtgaagtttcatcaaaattggcctgttggtttaggaggagatgttgtttaaaggaaagtgtggacggacgacggacggacggacagacggacggacggccggacggacgccggacggtgagcgatcacaatacttcaccctgagcactttgtgctcaggtgagctaaaaagcagcgGAGCAAGGCTTTaactaaaatttacctgtttacctgttgcctgCTTCCGGTTGCCTGTCTtcgtctgcttgtttactgtacttcctcactactggattttcctatggtgactTCTTTCTTTTACCTATTACCCTgctctgtatgttgtttatgccaccataggtccctacaTCTATCTAcaaatgctggcctaactttactttaaataatatttactgcCTGTTATTTCTACTgaatttcttaaagttatttcttattaaagttttattacctgtttttctattctatgtaaaaaatgtgtaaaatttggttaaaactgttaaaactagctaaaattggataaaataagagtcggcctttgccgaaaacgaaaacacaaagactcttatttctgatttttattgtgcctaaagatttaataaaattttatcataaaattatatttaaaactaatttggtaaaaacaggtgaccatccttgccgaaatgtaaagtggtttacttagaaacgttttctttatatattttatatagtattctataaaaaaaaatgcctgaTATAATGTCTGATGATAATACATATCACATTGTGCAACTGcttctttacaaaaatagaaaagttaagtgtcaagtacgtgtatcatacagtatttaactatgcttaaaatattgatgacaataaacagtatgaaaagtgaCACTTCCTGCAAGTGTGAAACGGGTCAATTTTTGTTTCTCCTACCTCGGTACTCCACAATGACATGagacagtttttgtgaaatgctatatattacttatatttctgttttattttgcgaatgaatataaacatttatcctctacaggaaatcattaaatttcaatttaaaactacaaaattgcGACGCCAAGCCCtacatgtaaattttgaaatttatccaaaaggtaagataagaataaattttaatttgttaattatagtaactatagataaattattaaactaatcgaatgattacatatcaacattaattttatttatttgttcttaaaccctattatttgtccattttaacagagaaaactaatgcaattatacatgtaacaacagtagagagtttatatgtatttaacctacaaaatttacctggatttcgcggtgattgcCGGTGAGACTATTCCTCGTGACTCGCCGCGGGCATTTAGTGATACTTTTATTGCGGTGTATTATATAATCATCGCGTTTTTTCGCTCTTGTCAACAgccgttcaatgtgaaaaaatcatcgcaattttccactcaaggcaaatatttatgccggtggtaacgcggaaaaagcaaaatccgcgagccagagACTGTACTATTCCTAGATTAGAACTATGTGCTACTGAACTTGCAGCATTCACCAGAAACATTTGAACATTACAGTTGAACATACTTGCTATTACACGGACAGTCAAGTTTTATTAGgttatataaacaatatatctCGCAGGTTCTATGTTTATGTTGGAAATTGTGTTGACAAAATATTGAAGCATTCTTCAAGCGCGCAGTGGAACTTTGTTCCTACAGAGAAAAATCCAGCTGATTATGGCACAAGGCCGGTAAAAGCAGAGAACATGAAAGCTTGTAAATGGTTACAAGGACCTGAAATAAGTGACTCTAGTGTAAATGATGATAAGTCTGATGATTTTGAATTGATAGGTCCTGAGCAAGACAGTGAAGTTCGTCCAGTGATAGAAGTTAAGAAAGTTGAGGTGGAGAGATCGAACCTTTGCTGCTACCGCTTTGAACGCTTCTCATTGTGGAGTAGGTTAGTTTCAGCAATGTCCTGTTTGAAACAGAAAGGAGCGTCTTACTATAAAGACAGTCAGAAGGAGAGAAATAATGTCGATTTCAAAGTTGATGCTGAAGAGACTATTttgaaaaagttcaaaaagaagTATATAGCAATGAAATTGATTGTTTGCAGAAAGGTAAACCAGTACCGAGAAACAGGAGTTTAGTGAATCTGTCTTCAATGTTAGACTCAAAAGGACTGTTGAGAGTTTGTGGAAGGTTGGATTATGCATCATTGGACACAGGGGAGAAAACTCCGGTTATCATTCCCGGAAAGTCTCACATCGCTGTGTTGCTCGTTAGACATCACCATGAGAAGGTAGCTCACCAAGGCCGCTATTTAACAGAAGGAGCCGTTCGTTCAGCCGGCTTCTGGATCACGGGCGGAAAGAGACTTATCAACAGTGTAATTCATAACTGTGCACGGTGCCGTAGGCTGAGACGACCCGTTAAAACTCAAAAGACGTCTGATCTGCCTCCCTGTAGCGTAACGGCTTTCGCACCATTCACGTACGTTGACACCTTTGGCCCCTGGTCTATTTTGACTCGTAAAACAAGAGGTGGGGCGAGTAACTCCAAGCGATGGGCTATACTGTTTTTTGTTTATATACCAAAGAAGTACACATAGAAGTAGTGGAGGACATGAGTGCTTCATGTTTGATTAACGCCCTCAGGAGATTCATAGCAATACGGGGTCCGGTAAAGGAATTTTACTCTGATCGCGGACCCAACTTTGTAGAAGCAGCCAGTGAACTAGGAATCGACAAAATATGT
This is a stretch of genomic DNA from Mercenaria mercenaria strain notata chromosome 4, MADL_Memer_1, whole genome shotgun sequence. It encodes these proteins:
- the LOC123552852 gene encoding uncharacterized protein LOC123552852, which translates into the protein MGTEFDAVDIEHTCYYTDSQVLLGYINNISRRFYVYVGNCVDKILKHSSSAQWNFVPTEKNPADYGTRPVKAENMKACKWLQGPEISDSSVNDDKSDDFELIGPEQDSEVRPVIEVKKVEVERSNLCCYRFERFSLWSRLVSAMSCLKQKGASYYKDSQKERNNVDFKVDAEETILKKFKKKYIAMKLIVCRKVNQYRETGV
- the LOC123552853 gene encoding uncharacterized protein LOC123552853, which gives rise to MLDSKGLLRVCGRLDYASLDTGEKTPVIIPGKSHIAVLLVRHHHEKVAHQGRYLTEGAVRSAGFWITGGKRLINSVIHNCARCRRLRRPVKTQKTSDLPPCSVTAFAPFTYVDTFGPWSILTRKTRGGASNSKRWAILFFVYIPKKYT